DNA sequence from the Lysinibacillus sp. OF-1 genome:
TCTAGGGCATGAGGTAACGTTATTTACTAGTGGATATGAGCATGAATTTAAGGAAATGACTAGTACAACCAATACTTCAGGTTGGACATTTGGATATAACTACAATGCAACCCTATCTGTAATGATGGTCTCAGCTTCGCAAAGTTTTAGTGTTGATTATAATATGTCCACTTCAAACACTACAGAGAAATCACAAGTTAGAAAGTTCACTGTGCCTCCACAAGGATTTCCTGTTCCAGCAGGGAAAAAATATAAAGTTGAGTATGTATTTGAAAAAATAACAATATCGGGCAGAAACAGACTGAATGCAGATTTATATGGGGACGCTACTTATTATTACAATAATTTACCGATGAGCCCTCAACTTTTATATTCTGCCATGAACTTTGCTTCAGATACTCAAGGATTTGAACGCGTAATTAGAGATAATGCAGAAGGAAATGATCGATTTGGAATTAGAGCGACGGGCGAAGGACGATTTAGCACAGAATTCGGTACACGTTTATATGCTAAAATAACAGATATTACAGATTCGAAAAAGCCCGTAACAATAGAAACAAAAAAAATTCCTGTTAATTTTGAAACCCTTTCTGTGGCTACTAAAATAATTGAATAAGAATAGGAGCATGCAATACCCTTAGCGTATTAAAAGTAAGGGTATTGCATTTTTATATTGCCTCTAAAAATTGGATAACATTTTACATTATCAAAATTTTTATAGCTATAGGTATGTTACAATGAATGGCAATCGAAACGATAGATTATCAATCAACTTTGTGAACAAAACGCTCTTGGAAAACACTAAATCAATCCTTATCGTTCAGGTTGACTTCATTTTTTGTGAAATTTACCCTGGGAGAAATACTTCGATATTCTTGCCTAAAGCATATGAATTATTTTTTGTGACATTTTAATATTTAAACGAATGGACCGATAAGAATTATGCGTATTTATCTTCTAATTGCGCTACATTTATACAGTGAATGAACCAATATAGAATAATAAACGATGTTATTTTTAGTATTTTTGTTTAATTTAATGAAGATTCGCAATTGAAAATAATAATCTGTATGATTGTAACAAAGGAAAAGCAACATGATTTCCAAGAAAGGAGGAACCACATGAGAAATTTTTTCGAAGATCAATATATAAATAGTGGTGAGCAACAAATAATAAACTTAGTTAGTGAAATTAGTGAATATAAAGGAAAGTTGACCGCTTATCAAGAGCAAAGACCTGATATGTTCACTAGGCTTGCAAAAGCGATGCCACTACAATATATAAAAAACTATGTTTCGGTATATGAGGATATAAAAGTTTCTAATAAGCGATTAAAAGAACTTATTTTAGAAGATATGATACCCCAATCGATCTCAGAAGATGCGATATTTTGTTATTATGAAACGCTGACACTTGTACATGAAAAATCTAGTGCTTTCTCTATTAGTCCAGATACTATACAAGAATTGCATTTTCAATTAGTTCATTTTATTACCTCTGACGGTGCAAAATGGCGTCAAAAGCCATTCTCTATCCCGGGAATTCCGGAGAAAGGGATGCACACGATTGTTTATCGTCCTCTTCCTCCTGAAAATATCCCAATGGCTGTAGAACAATTATGCAACCAGTACAATGTATTAAACCATAAAAAAGAGTTACCTACACTTATATTGATAGCTCGTTTTATATTCAATCTTTATTGTATAATCCCATTTAGTCAAGGTAATGGTAGATTAATGCTTATGTTAATGCAATTATTACTAGTAAAAAGCGGACATACATTTGTTAAATATGTTTGTTTAGATGAATATATCAAGAAAAGAGAGGCAGAATACTATGAAGCCGTCTATCAATCATCGGTAAATTGGTATTGTAATGGGCATAATATGAGCTTCTGGTTAAAAACATTCTTATCTATTATTTTAGAGGCTTATAAAAATCTACATAACAGAATACGGGATTCTATATGCAGACATACTAAGATAGAGCGAATTCAGAATTTTATTCTTAATCAAGAACAACCCTTTACAAAAGAATACATTCGAAGTATTTATCCTGATATAGCCGAAAGTACAATTAGTAAAGCTTTAACTGATTTACAAGTAGGTGGTGAAATTAAACTGATTTCAAAAGGGAGAAATGCGTGCTGGATGAAAGTCAAATCTTGAAGTCGGAGGGCTACTAAGTCAGAAAAAATAGTAGTAATGCGAAAAGGAATATTGGAATTACACTGGCCAAGTCACTTATCCATGCTTCACGTTCAACCACTGTGCAAATGGTAGGAATGAAAACGAAATGTGCTAAAAACTAACTGAGAAAAATAACAAATCGTATTGGTTGTAAAACGTTGGTCATTTTATGTTATACCACCTCCTAATGATACTCCTCTTGTTTGATGCCATCTAATCTAAGTGGACATGTTTTAGTTTCTATTGACTCACATAAACTCCCTTCTATCTCTAGATACAAATTCCACGTTCTCCATATTGACGCCAAATAGGTCGAATTTAGTTGGACGATCAAGGTGATATGAAAATAAATTTTTTCAAACGTGCATTCAGTATTAGCAGAATCCACTCATATCTAGCAGGGGGCAACATCTCCTTTTCTTTAATGATTATACGAAGATGAAAGAGTTCTATTTTATAAAAATTCCATGTCATGATGAAGAATACATTCCTCCAAAAAAATCAGCAGATTCAAGATTAAGCCTGTGGATATTTGGGGGAATTTTATTCTATGATGGAACTTATTTTTATGAAATCTAAGTATGACTATAATCGTAGGGTTCATTTATATTTTTTTAGAAAAAACGAGGTATCTTCACATAAACTACAGATTGCGTGGTTATAATGGCTAACTAGGGGGAGATCTTAATGAACTACAAGATTCTTGTAATAGAAGATGATTTAGAAATTCAAGAATTAATTAAGCAGTTTTTGAAGACACAAAATTATACTTTAGCGGTAGCGTCAGATGGAGTAGAGGGAATAAAGAAATTAAATACTCAACCCTTTGATTTAATTCTTCTTGATGTGATGATGCCAAATCTAAATGGATTTGAAGTAGCCAAAATGATTCGTAGTCAATCTAATATACCGATTATTTTCCTAACGGCATTAGAAGAAGAACAAGATCAAATGAAGGGCTTTGATCTTGGTATTGACGATTATATAACGAAGCCATTCTCATTTCATGTGTTGATTAGACGTGTACAAGCCATTCTCAGAAGAAGCAATTATAAAAATCGGGGTAACGATTTACATTTTAATGAACTTAATGTTGATTGTGACGGATACAAAGCTTATGTAAATAAAGAGGAAATATCTTTAACGACAAAGGAATTCGAGATTTTACAACTATTACTTCATAACGAAAAAAAAGTACTTACTAGAGAAATCATTGTAGAAAAAGTTTGGGGATATGATTATTCAGGAGAAACACGGATGATTGATACACATATAAAAAATTTAAGAAAAAAATTAAATATACCCTATATTAAAACAGTCAAGGGTATTGGATATAAAATTGATGAGTAGGATTGTAGACATCATGAAGATGAAAAAAATAACCTATAAACTTTTTATGATTACTTCTCTTATATTGCTATCTTTTGCAGTATTAATTTATTTAACATTATACTTCTTCCTTCCAACATTTTACGAACAATATAAAACAAACCAACTCCAATCAGGTATGGTCGACATCATTAAAAAATCAGAAAAAATAAAATTAGAACATGCAAAAAATCTTTTGGACGAGTACTCCAAAGAAAATAATGCCATCATTTACCTACAAGAAAAGGACGGAAATATTATCTACTCGCCTTCGTTCATGATTCAGGGAAATTCGCCGCCACCAATTATTACTGAAAAAACAACACCATTACAAAATGAAGAAACAGTAAATGCATTTCATAAATCTTTCCCCATTCAATTTCTAGATGAAGGTAATTTAATCGTGAATGTATTTGCTACATTTCAACCTATCGATGAAGCTTCACAGGTCTTAGTACGTTTTCTCCCTTATATTAGCATCATAGTAGTGGGTATTGGATTGGGCAGTGCCTATCTATATTCAAGATTTATTACAAAACCACTCCTTTATATAAATGAGCGTGCGCAAAAGATGGCAAACCTTGATTTTTCCGAAAATATAGTAGTTCGTTCCAATGATGAGTTAGAGGAATTATCTAATAGCTTAAATGAAATGTCGAATAACTTGCAAAAGACAATGAATGATTTACAAATAGCAAATGAGCAATTAAAAGATGATATTGAAAGAGAAAGAAAAATCGAAACAAAACGTAGGGAGTTTTTCACTACAGTTGCACATGAATTAAAAACGCCACTCACTGTCATGAAAGGTTATATAGAAGGGATGATTTATAATATCGGACCTTATCAAAATCGTGACTACTATTTAGAAAAAAACCGTAAAATTATTGAAAGAACAGAACAACTCGTCCGTGAAATTTTAAGTATGTCCAAACTAGAACAAGATACATTTAAAATCCAAGCAAGAGAAATAAATCTCCTAGATTTAATTGAGACTATTACGAAGGACCTCGCTTTTTTTGCATCTCAGAAAAATATTAGAATCATTAACAAAATCCCACCAGATAATTACGTATTTACAGACAGTGATTTATTAGAAAAAGCATTAAAAAATATTATCCATAATGCAATTATGTATTCACCACAGGGAGAAACTGTATATTTAGCATTGACGGAGGATTCAAAACAAAACCAGATTCAAATCCAAATCATTAATACAGGTGTACAAATAAAAGCAGACGAACTACAACAATTGTTTCAGCCTTTTTATAGAATCGAAAAATCAAGAAATAGGAACACTGGTGGAAGTGGCTTAGGCTTATATATTGTCAAACAAATATTTCAATCACTCTCTATTAATTATTCAGTGGATAATATGGAGAATGGTATTCAATTTTTAGTGACATTTCCTGAAAGGTAAATAATTGTTACGAAGGGCAGCTCAAATTTTAGAACCGAATGAAACAGGAATCTTGATTCACTTGAAGATAGGAGATAGATAGATAATGAAGATCAGGGCAAAGTTAATTGTGATTACATTAAGCCTCTTATTCATTCCAAGCTTAATTATCGGCGTAAGCAGTTATTATTCTGCTAAAGAGCACTTGGATGATATGGGAGAAAAAATGCTAAAAAATAATGTTGAAATGGCACTTCAGTTAATTGATGCAATGAATTATGCCGTTCAAACGGGAGAAATATCATTAGAGGATGCTCAAGAAAAAGTAAAACAACATTTAATTGGCGATTTACATAGTGATGGTACCCGTAAAATAACTACTCATGTTGATTTAGGTGAGGACGGCTATTTTGCTATTTACGGATTAGATGGTCAAAGAATAGCCCATCCTTTCGCAGAAGGGAAAAATGCTTGGGAGAGCGTTGATAGTAACGGAATTTATATGATACAAGATATGATAAAAGCAGCAGAAAAGGGTGGGGGTTTTACATATTACGCTAGAGCATTACCGAACCAACCTGATACAGAAGAAGACAAAATAGCCTATAGCGCTTTAGATCCGAATTGGGGTTGGGTGGTAAGTGCTAGTAGCTTCATGGCATCATTTAATCACGGCGTTCAGTTAATTCAACATACGATTATGGTTACACTTGCTAGTAGTGTTGTTATAGGTTTAATCGTTATATTTTTATTTTCAAGACATTTAGCAATTCCAGTTCAGATGGTCACTGATAGTGTTCAAAAGATTGCTAATCAAGATTTAACCTTTAAGCATCTAAAAGTTCAAAATAAAGATGAGTTAGGTCATTTAGCGACAGGAATTAATACGATGACTACAAATTTAAGAGGAATGATTGAATCCGTTTCAAGTTCAGCCGAACATGTGGCAGCTACATCTGAACAACTCACTGCGAGTAGTGAACAAACAAGCATGGCCTCAGATGAAATTACTAAGGCTATTCAAGAAATTTCTACAGGGCAAGAAAAGCAACTGGCTGGTATGGAGGAAGCAAATCATTCAGTTTTACAGATATCATCAAGCATCACAGAAATTACGAAAAATATTAAAGAATTAAGCGATCTATCCATTGAAACTTCTAAGGTTTCTCTTTATGGTAATGAAGTCATTACACAGACAGTGGAACAAATGAATCAAATTAATAGCCAGAACATCGTGACGACTGAAGCAATGCAATTGCTTGAAAGTAAATCACAAGAGATTGGTGAGATTATTAATGTCATTACTAGCATTGCAGCTCAAACCAATTTACTAGCTTTAAACGCAGCAATTGAAGCAGCACGAGCAGGAGAACAAGGGAAAGGATTTGCTGTTGTTGCAGATGAAGTGAGGAAATTAGCAGAGGAATCAGGCAATGCAGCTAACAACATCTCTGCTTTAATAGGTGATATTCAAATGAATACACAAAATACAGTACAAACTGTCAATGAAGGAAAAATGGTAGTGGAAAAGGGGATAGATCATGTTGCGAATGCGGGGAAAACATTTGAAGAAATCGCATTTGATGTAGACCTGATTAACAATAAACTAGCATCTGTCTCTACAGAAATTCAAGATATTAGTGCGAATACAGACATTCTTGTAAATGAAATATGGAAAGTAAAAGATTTTAGCAATCAGTCATCAAGCTATACACAACAAGTCGTAGCGGCAGCGGAGGAACAATCTGCTACGATGATTGAGATGACATTTGCATCCCGTTCTTTAGCAGAGATGTCGCAGGAGCTTCAAAATTTAGTATCGAACTTTAAAACAGATGAATAAATAACGATGGTAAAGGCAGCCATTTAAACTAAATATAGTGAGCTAGCAAATTTCTTGAAGTGGTGATTTGTTAGCTCTTTTTTTGTGCAAGTAAAAGAGCTGAATTATCCACTTTTAACCAATTATTAGTGCTCCACATAAACTTCACATTCAATACA
Encoded proteins:
- a CDS encoding ETX/MTX2 family pore-forming toxin translates to MKNKIILYGVVTSTLLAGGPFSNNASASENQGLTGNNIGVVSSNIKAAEQSQNKNSAYQDIDERVKKMLISAAFDGTEYRYHHIKDTELNGNIIEGSMIENAQILTIGENILENNLGHEVTLFTSGYEHEFKEMTSTTNTSGWTFGYNYNATLSVMMVSASQSFSVDYNMSTSNTTEKSQVRKFTVPPQGFPVPAGKKYKVEYVFEKITISGRNRLNADLYGDATYYYNNLPMSPQLLYSAMNFASDTQGFERVIRDNAEGNDRFGIRATGEGRFSTEFGTRLYAKITDITDSKKPVTIETKKIPVNFETLSVATKIIE
- a CDS encoding Fic family protein, which encodes MRNFFEDQYINSGEQQIINLVSEISEYKGKLTAYQEQRPDMFTRLAKAMPLQYIKNYVSVYEDIKVSNKRLKELILEDMIPQSISEDAIFCYYETLTLVHEKSSAFSISPDTIQELHFQLVHFITSDGAKWRQKPFSIPGIPEKGMHTIVYRPLPPENIPMAVEQLCNQYNVLNHKKELPTLILIARFIFNLYCIIPFSQGNGRLMLMLMQLLLVKSGHTFVKYVCLDEYIKKREAEYYEAVYQSSVNWYCNGHNMSFWLKTFLSIILEAYKNLHNRIRDSICRHTKIERIQNFILNQEQPFTKEYIRSIYPDIAESTISKALTDLQVGGEIKLISKGRNACWMKVKS
- a CDS encoding response regulator transcription factor produces the protein MNYKILVIEDDLEIQELIKQFLKTQNYTLAVASDGVEGIKKLNTQPFDLILLDVMMPNLNGFEVAKMIRSQSNIPIIFLTALEEEQDQMKGFDLGIDDYITKPFSFHVLIRRVQAILRRSNYKNRGNDLHFNELNVDCDGYKAYVNKEEISLTTKEFEILQLLLHNEKKVLTREIIVEKVWGYDYSGETRMIDTHIKNLRKKLNIPYIKTVKGIGYKIDE
- a CDS encoding sensor histidine kinase codes for the protein MSRIVDIMKMKKITYKLFMITSLILLSFAVLIYLTLYFFLPTFYEQYKTNQLQSGMVDIIKKSEKIKLEHAKNLLDEYSKENNAIIYLQEKDGNIIYSPSFMIQGNSPPPIITEKTTPLQNEETVNAFHKSFPIQFLDEGNLIVNVFATFQPIDEASQVLVRFLPYISIIVVGIGLGSAYLYSRFITKPLLYINERAQKMANLDFSENIVVRSNDELEELSNSLNEMSNNLQKTMNDLQIANEQLKDDIERERKIETKRREFFTTVAHELKTPLTVMKGYIEGMIYNIGPYQNRDYYLEKNRKIIERTEQLVREILSMSKLEQDTFKIQAREINLLDLIETITKDLAFFASQKNIRIINKIPPDNYVFTDSDLLEKALKNIIHNAIMYSPQGETVYLALTEDSKQNQIQIQIINTGVQIKADELQQLFQPFYRIEKSRNRNTGGSGLGLYIVKQIFQSLSINYSVDNMENGIQFLVTFPER
- a CDS encoding methyl-accepting chemotaxis protein; translated protein: MKIRAKLIVITLSLLFIPSLIIGVSSYYSAKEHLDDMGEKMLKNNVEMALQLIDAMNYAVQTGEISLEDAQEKVKQHLIGDLHSDGTRKITTHVDLGEDGYFAIYGLDGQRIAHPFAEGKNAWESVDSNGIYMIQDMIKAAEKGGGFTYYARALPNQPDTEEDKIAYSALDPNWGWVVSASSFMASFNHGVQLIQHTIMVTLASSVVIGLIVIFLFSRHLAIPVQMVTDSVQKIANQDLTFKHLKVQNKDELGHLATGINTMTTNLRGMIESVSSSAEHVAATSEQLTASSEQTSMASDEITKAIQEISTGQEKQLAGMEEANHSVLQISSSITEITKNIKELSDLSIETSKVSLYGNEVITQTVEQMNQINSQNIVTTEAMQLLESKSQEIGEIINVITSIAAQTNLLALNAAIEAARAGEQGKGFAVVADEVRKLAEESGNAANNISALIGDIQMNTQNTVQTVNEGKMVVEKGIDHVANAGKTFEEIAFDVDLINNKLASVSTEIQDISANTDILVNEIWKVKDFSNQSSSYTQQVVAAAEEQSATMIEMTFASRSLAEMSQELQNLVSNFKTDE